From the Musa acuminata AAA Group cultivar baxijiao chromosome BXJ3-1, Cavendish_Baxijiao_AAA, whole genome shotgun sequence genome, the window gcaagctgcagaatatgtcttaggaaataatcgtagttagcacattgattaagttaaaaatgggaggtgatcctattagcttaatcttggggcaattgggcccctgaaagaatcaaattgggccgaatggattaacccattcggaccctgattgctgtgggaggtgcaaccgcccaagccaggaggtagcaccgcccaggctatgtctcccagcgagactgggcggtgcaaccgccccagccaagaggtggcaccgccccgggctcagtctctgagcgagactgggcggtgcaacctcttctatcaagaggtagcaccgccagagctcaagtttcgagctctgccaggcggtgcaacctccccagtcaggcggtgcaaccgcctgagctcggtcttcgaactctggcagagaggtgcaaccacccctgacagaggtggcaccgcctagaggctcagtcttcgagctctgctaggcggtgcaaccgccccagtcaggaggtgcaaccgcctgatcccggaattccgggaattgacagatttgagctccaaatttgaactgggttggggcctataaataccccacccattcagcactgaaagcatagaacacacactcgaaatcttgctgtctttctgtggttcttagagcttaaaactgctagttctcctctttctgttcttcaaagtttgagttgtaaagagaggagagaaaacttctataagggttgtctcctaagcccgtcaaaaggagtgaatttataagagggtagttggccttcgcctattgaaggaaggcctctagttgacgtcgatgacctcatcggtggaggaagccaaaagtggagtaggtcaagattgaccaaaccactctaaatctcggtttgcatttcctttgagcattttaccttcactgcaaacttctcaatagctactgccctctgcgattttacgaacgagtttcaaggttcaaacgtaaatctgcgtttagacgtaaatctgttttttcgtatgatcatcatattacagattgcgtttacgttttgagctttaccataactgcacactgcctttatactcctgcttaaactgcgtcttatctaatcaagtgatttacgaatcagcatttagacgtaaatcagttttttcgtacgaacgccggattttagtttgcgccgatattctggttttcatcatagctgcaaactgcctgcatagtttgactttaaccttgcttagtatcaactttcatacagaagttgtttttatcgttcgaacgcagctttcgattttaatcgcagaaagttttccgctgcactaattcacctcccccccccccccccccccctcttagtgctctcgatcctaacaaatagccctcgtaaggtcaactaccactctcaatgaccagctgtactagatctgggacagccaaacctataagtctggtatcaaagagtggagcattcaaataggacatccttggtgtctcaagtctaaggaccagatataccactaggactacggaatcgttgtctgacaataaggcatcatcaaccatccagcattccgtaagcggatcaatcagtgaactcattctccaatgagcacctgtactgtatctctagtgtccctacacgagcagctatgagaccagccgcatccatcatatggacgggtatatagcacaccagtctatctggttatcacgatgtccctctcgagtaccctatgaccgggattatttaggatatgtgtttaaagatgaatcgatctcattttcatgatctcatcacgatccgattcccattgcacaaatccaaggacatcacaatatatatatatatatatatatatatatatatatatatatatatatatatgccaaaatataataagcaaaaagattctgtatcaagtcacacgtgtcatcactcacgtgattagcttgctgggcacctataactagtagcTCCCCgagttgatgctgctcagcctcgaggacaagactgatttgacgaGGGAAGAATTGTtacgaccctttttctaagcttttgaataatgtttatctgtttagtccagttatttatttAGTCTATTTGATTCAGTTACaatcaagtagagatttatttaatatttatttattattaagagtctaagtccaagtcctggtggactctaggtggaactctataaatagtgatgtaacactTTCTTTTAAGGAATAAATCAATCactgaaatattattctagtttGTTATGACAAATCCTAGGAGGTTGATCCTCTCGAAATGATcagagaccgatcccctcgaaacgatcattTCCTTTTCTATTCATGTTCTATACAAGCAAAGTTTTCCCTTACTGTCCAATTTTTTACATAATATAAACATTTGATTCTGAACTTGCTTTTGTTGTTGAAGGACATGAAACATCTTAAAAATATAATTGCTCACCAGTGCTGATTTCCGGTTGTTAAAACATATGTTCCATTTTGCACTAATTTTTACATTGTTCCAACCCGTGGCAAACTAACCTCTTTCTTTGCTATCACATTCTAAGATCTGACAGATGCTAAATTGCAGCTCACAGCTATATTTTGTCTTGCTGGCTGGATTATCTAAAATATAATTCCCAAGAGAAATAAGGTTGATGATCTCTTGATGAAGTTCACAAATTCTCTCATCACAATTTCCCTACCAAAACACTCTGGAATTGTGTTCCTGTTCTCCAAATACAGCTAGCaactcacaaacccaatcattttattttttttagaatatatatatatatatatatatatatatatatatatatatatatatatatatatatatatatatatatatatatatatatatataatgaatacacacacaacacctccaaaacaaaaaaatgaatataaATCTTCATAGCTATTCTTCGTTGGTTGATAAAGTAAAGTATTAGTTAAAACTCTAATTtacattaatatattttaaaaattcattatgatgctaaaaatataagaatattttgtattaatatacacttttacaaatcaaacaaattaACGTTAACCGTAGTTATAAATGATTAACCTGAACTACTAGATGTTAAGGACAGTGACATATGTCAGGGAACTTGATATTTGGAGGAATACATATTCATATTAACCTGAACTACTAGATGTTAATTGATTTTttacttaatattttaaaaagtCGATATACCTACATACATCAGATTCGAAGTTTGTCAAGTACGTGGGTCTGATACTCGAACCGACAATCCATACTCAAAAGCATCGAGAGAATCATCATCTTCACTTTTTATCGTATCCTGCCTGTCCTTTCGTCGAATGGAATTGGTGGCGGTGGACATCTCACATACCATGAGTGGAAGAAGTTGGTGATCTTGTGGCCATGAGAAGATGTCGGAGTCGTAGACACTACATTGCCTATTTTTGTGTTACTTGAGTTCCTAACCAACGGTTCAAATCAAATTCTGCTTCCCGAAAGAAGAGGTCAAGCAAAGATCTGTGTTTCCAGGCTGAAAGTTTTAGCTTAGAGGCAGCAGCTTCTGTTTCAGAAGGATATAACAAGCTTGTGGTCGTAGAGGCCCATGTTTGATCTTAGCTTCTCATTTAATTGGCCCTTTCATTTGGTTTCTAATCCTCACTCGAAAGATTGCCATCTCCTCTTCACCCCCTCGAGAGAATTCCTGGTAACCTAACCTCTTCTGTCCCTTCCATATCTTGTTTCTAATCATTCCAATATGTTAGTCGAAGTGTAATCTTCCTTGGACATGAAAAGTTGCTGCTGCATGTATTTTAGCTCCGTTCGTATGTTATTGAATGCTTCATTATGCTAAGTAGATGATCTTATTCGAACTCAGTTCATGCGTTTGGAACATGTCTTCCTAAAGCATGTCAGTTTGCCATGGATGGCACAATAACAAGCTCTTGCAACTGCAATCTACATTCCAATTGATGAAGGAAGCTTCATAGGCTCTTTCTTCCTTCTCATGCACCATCACTCCTACTAGCACTAACTACTTTTTGACTGCTTCCTTATGCTGAGTAGATCCTAAATGACGACCGAAGAATTGAAGCCCAGCAACGACGAGAGAATCGAGAGATCACTGGTCGAGGATGCCAAGACTGACACACTGGCCATCAGCTCGCCCCGCCACGGAGATCGCCGGCCGGTCCTCACCAAACAATCGAGCCAAAGGTTCAGTTGCCTGTGCTCGCCGACCACCCACGCCGGATCCTTCCGCTGCAGACTCCACCGGAGCTCTCTCCGCCCCTCCACCGGCTCCGTCGGCTCCGGGTTGTCCGAATTGGCTAGCAGGCTGAAGTCCCGATCGTAGGATCTCGGTCGCCGTATACATCGTGCTCATGCCAAGAACGACGTTTCATCGACGATCTGTTATTGTATGTCCGTGTACAGTGGACTGTATCTTGTGGTTTATGTGAACTGATCATGTCTCTCTCCTCCTCTCTGCACAGTCGTGTTCTTTTGCGGTCATCAACAACGTGCCATCAGATTCTGTGTTGCTTACTATTAATGACGAAGAAGAAGATATAATTATGTTCTTATTTTTTAATACGCTTTCAATTACAAAAAATAACTTTTTTGAGTATTATTTATGTAAGTCAATACTTCCAACGTGGGATTCAATTAAAGGAATGGTCTAATCAACGAACCGAACCGATCAATTTCGGTTCGCTTCGGTATCAGTAACGACCGCTCCGAACCGATCAATCGTCAATGGGCCGCTGGTCCACTCCACGGAGCTTGGCCCATTTAGATGCGCTATTTGATCCCATTCCCATCCCTCGAAATCCTCTCTGCCTCTCTGCGCCACGCGCTCGGGTTATCTCTCTCTCGCTGGGCTCCTCGGGGGCGATCGAAGGTATCCCCGAGTTCTCTTCCCCTGATTCTTGCTTCTGCCCCTCTTGTCTCGCCCCGTGATCGATTCCCTCGTTCTGATGATGCTTCTTGATTTCGATTGGAACCGTATCGATCGAGGTTAGGGGATGTTCTTGTCGTTGCGTGTCGGAGTTTGTTCTTTTGGTAGCTCCGTAGGGGAGTCACGCTTCGTTGGTGGTTTTCTTCTTGCTCGATGGTGAAGATTTGTGTGCTTCGTGTCATTCTTTAGTTGGCATCCCCGAGTTCTTCTCCTTGTTCCGTCCCGTGCTCGGTCCCCTCGGTCTTATGATGCTTCTTGATTTCGATTGGAACCATATCGATCGAGGTTAGGGGATGTTCTCATCGTTGCGTGTCGTTGGAGTAAAAGGTTTTCTCGGGTCGCCGGAGTTTGTTCTTTTGTTAGCTTCGTGGGGGGTTGTTACATCGGAGTCACGCTTGGTTGTTGGTTTTCTTCTTGCTCGATGGTGAAGATTTGTGTGCTTCTTGTGATTCTTTTAGTTGGCATCCCCGAGTTCTTCTCCTTGTTCGCCTCTTCCAGTTCTTGCTTCTGTTCCTCTGTCTCGTCTCATGATCGGTCCCCTCTTTCTGATGATGCTTCTTGATATCGATTAGAACCATCTGGTTTGTCATCGGTCAAGGGTCGAGGGTCGAGGGTCGAGGGTTGGGTCTACTCTCATCTTTGCGTGTCGTTCAGGTAAAGGGTTTCTTGGTGGGTGCTACGTTGGGGTTGTTTCGTCCGAGTTCCATTTTTATCTTGCTCGATGGAGATGATTCAAATCTTTGTTTTCATTTATTTGTATGTTTCTAGTGATTCTTTTAGTTGGGATCCTTAGTTTTTGTATAAAGATAAAGGTTTTTATGGTGTAATACTTTATGCCCTATTTTTTGTGCTGCTGCCTCTCCTTTGTTTGTTTTTTCCATATTTTTCTTGCAAGAAGTTTAGAGAAATTCTACACACAATTGGGCATTACTACCCAGAATACAGCAGTAAGGGTGTTTTTTTGCACATTTAATTTAGTGGAAGATCAATTCTTGGTTCTCATTAATTTGAAGTTCTAGTTGACCTGTGATTATATCTTCTTCtcacaaagaaagagagagagagaatagtatGTCTGGTGATTTGTTTAGAGGATCttcagcatcaggttgtttggtgattTGTTTAGAGAAACTTTCAGCACTAGAACTCTGCCTGAAGATCTAAGGATTTCAGTTTTTTCTCTCAGATTCAGTGTTTCCATGGTGTGTTTGCTTTTATTGTTTGCTGATTGTGATCCATGTGTACTACTAACTTGCAGATTTGAATCATAAGAAGGATGTCTCTAACAAGTGCGACTGTGCCTGCTCTCACCACCTCAACGAAGAGCCTTCAAGGTACATCTTCACTTAATTTAAATATATCATGATTCTAGTGCTGAAAGTTTTTAGTTGATTTGCAACCTAAATCAGTGGTGCTGAAGACACAAATTAATGGTGCTAGATACTTATGTGACCCATGATGATCACTGAGATCTAAAACGTTACGTGAATTTCTGAAGATGAGATGGTGCATAGAGAATCTGTTGGTGCAAGTAAAAGAAGTATGAAGCAGATAGTGCAAGAACAAGATACTCTAAATCTGTGGTGAGGACTTTGAAATATATAGAATGCTAATCTGGCAAGCCAATTAGAAACAGGCTTGTTGTACTGGACAGATGCTACCACTGCACTTGTCATTGCCATTACTGCTCTACCTAACCTTGCATCTGATCCAGCTCCTGCCAAgagaggaaagaggaagagggaaTATAAGGGATTGCATCCATTCAACCAGGTTAAAAATTGTACAAGTTGGGAGAAAATAGGTTTACATGGAGTAAATAACTTATACTATTGGGCTTTTTATACGTTAGGAAGTTATTGCACCAAATTGCTTTCTAATGTTTCTCCACTGTATGCAGTTTacacattcctataaaatgtgtgcATAATGTGGTGCGTAGGACATTACAGCATTCTAATTGACTCTGTGATTCCAAAGGGACACATCTGGACAAGATCACTTCAGCAGAGTTAGTGCAATGAACTAGGATAATGATGTCATCAGGCTTTATAATTTATTGAGGACTCATCCTTACGTAAAAGGAATGGAGATCTTTTATGTGTATCATTATCTTTGCTCTTGTTATCTGTTTTTTCATTTGCCTTGTGCATAAGATTTTCTCAGCTGCTATGAGCAAACTATCTTATCATATGATGCAGGGACACCAGGTCGAAGGGTCCAGCTTCCATACTCTGATCTCTCATTGCCCTGCACTAAATATCAGCCATTTCAACATGCGCAAACTAAATTGGGAGCTCGGCGACTACGTTCTGGCGCACTGATATGTGCTGCAGCCTTGGTGTGTTACTTATAACCGTCATGAAATTATACTTGTGCATGATAAGGTTTCATAAATTAATGCCGTTAGTATGTGATAATTGGCTCTAAGGCTGTGATGTTGACTTATTCAGCTGTCCACCTTGGTCATTCATTATTTGTGCATCTTGAAGTGttgatttgattatttttattgcATATCTCAAACTTTGAGGAGCTAATATTCTGGTCGATAACAAGATCAAGACCGGGATACATGTTGCTAGTTGGGTCATGATTGAAATTAAGCAGCAAAATAGATGGATTTTCATTGAGTTCTTTTAGGCAACACTACTAAAGAATAGCTGGTTGGTCCTTACTTGGAGTGCTTGAATGCTACTGGCATAGTTACTTGGAGTGCTTGAATTTTTCTGATGGCATGAAATTAACAGTGGTGTGACGAGAGAAATATGCATGATTACGTTTCCTGTTTTTGGTACCATTGTAATAGAGGTATCAGTAGAGTATGTGGTGTATTATTTATTAATCTGTTCTCGGACTATTTTGTGATCTTGGATGAATTTTTCTTGTGTTGAAAGTGGGTTGGCTTGCTGATATTATCAGTGAGCCACATGAAAGCTAGCCTTGATGATATTGCTGTATTGGCGTTTTCATctgaaaattataaaaagaaaaaataataataaagctgACTAAAATGAATCTGTTCTCGGACTATTTTGTGGTCTTGGATGAATTTTTCTTGTGTTGAAAGTGGGTAGGCTTGCTGATATTATCAGTGAGCGACATGAAAGCTAGCCTTGATGATATTGCTGTATTGGCATCATATTTGTTCTTCtcattattataattcatttctGTTTGTAATTCTTGGTTGTTTCCTGATTGGTTTCCCCGCCTATTGCATTGTATCTTACATGGCTATCTATTAGTTCAACGCGAAAACTTACTGCCTTGTTTTCTCCCGCAGAGCGCAAGATGTGCAGCGGAGCAAACCCAGACAGTCACACGCCAATCATCTACGATAACAATTGCTCCCATCCAAGGTGAGGAACATATATGTGGATGATACTGATTGCTCTTCCCAAGGCTAAAATTGTTGAACGATGACCAGATGAAATAACTCCTCCCTCTTTTATACTTCCAAATTCCAATATTTAACAAGAAGTAATTGTCATCTTATTTTCAGGGAAGGAGAAATCACCAGAGCTTGATGATGGAGGGACAGGATTTCCCCCAcgggatgatgatgatggtggtggcggaggtggtggaggaggggGGCACTGGTCAGgtggtttcttcttctttggcttgcTTGCCTTTTTAGGTCTTATGAAGGATCAAGAAAGCGAGGGGCCCTATCAGAATAACAAACGAAGATATTGATTCTCTCCCAGTTTGGTCTATTGATGTAATCCAACACGTTGAGGATGAAGATTGTCACGGTGAAAGATTCATCATCACTCGAGCTGTTAATGTTGAGCGCAACCATTAAACCAACTATATATGAATGAACAAGAATAGGTTGAATTTCTAATCCAATTTGAGCTTAATCTGCTATGAACTAACTGATGCTGAATTGATGTGTTTTTTTATTCTGCTGGCACACGATGGAGTGTTGGGATTGTATCGTCATTAATCAGGTGCATCATTCCTCCCAAATTTTATTTAATGTTCTACTTTAAATTTGTGCAGTGGCCTCGAGTGAGTTTGGTGCTGAGGTTAACAAATAAAACATGTTCACGACATCTGCCTCAAATATGTACATCTTACTGAGTGCCCAAAAGATTAGTTACTTTGACATGTACTCTTTATGAAAGAACCACTTGGAAGccatcaaactgagatcctaacaGCAGCAAATATAtacaagcagcagcagcaaatcACTCTCCTCAAATATGTAATGCCTCTCAGCTTGCTAGTAAGTCCTGAAACAACAGGGAAATTGCACGGCACAGACTTAAGATCACCAAACGTTTGCCTTGATGGCTACGTAGCGTAGCCATTAGTCTAGCTGAGAGTGATGGAGATAGTGTTGTCTGTGCCTCGCATATCTTGTACTTGAGTTCAGAAGGCTCCGATGGATAGGTTGCACTGTCTCCGAAGAAGACAAAGTTGTTAGCATGCAAATAAAGTGGGGTTCATGTCGAAGCACTCTGAGCTTACCACTTAAGTTAAGACATATCCATGCTCAATGTCACTTTCTGGCCGTTTTTGAAATTCATAAAACAGAGCTGCAACTCAAGTTGGCCTGCTGAAAGATACGCAAAGGggttgatttcaaaatcatgctaGAACTATAGCTAAATGCAGATCATGCATGTGTGTTGTTAAAACCTAATTATATTCTGCAGCTCAGATCAATTATATGCGCCTGAAGTTCTAACTAAAATGGTATCTGAAAATAGCATTTCAAAGAAAAACAATGgcctgcttgatgatttgttatcAAGTAGTTCAAAATGATTGAAAACTCCACAATGAGAACCTAAtcaaataaacaaataaagagaGTGCAAACCCCTAACGAATCAAAGTGTAGGAAACAATATATTACAGAAATTCACAAGTAATGGATGAATGAATCAAAAGGGATAAAACAAGCAGGGATGTCTTACGGGGTGTATGACTGAAGGTTGAGAATGTTAGATTCAGATTTTCCATCCTTGCAACTTGTACTTCCTCAAGCACATCAAGTAGGATCCCCATAAGCAAACTGGTTTCCTGCATGATCAGCAAGCAAATTATGAGAATGTGTTTGCTAAAGAACCTTAACCAAGCAAAGTAATGTGTCAGCAGCGCACTAATGCAACACTCTCCATCCAAAAGAACAGTTTGAACATGAAAGGAAACATTATAAAAACTAAAAACAAAGAAAGGGCAAAAGATCAAGATAGAGTTGATTCTTGCCGCCTACTCTGCCTAGACGGAATGCACCTCATAAAAAATTTGTGACTTCAGCACTTTCAATTTTACACACAAAACCATGCAGGGTAATCACTAATAATTCCCCAAAATACGTCCCAAACTACCCtgtaaaaaaattatactatttAGCATACACCTAGTTTTTGGTCTACAACAGTATACCGATGCACATCGATCCAAAAGTGTTAAGATTCCGACCAAAAGTAGGGGCAAAATGTAAAGAAACCAAACTCTCAAAGTTGGAAATaaaaatgtcaatttttttttacaaCAAAACTATCCAAACAGGAACCTGGATCACTAATAATGAGAAGTAATACGTTATAATAACTCAATTAGTAAAACCAACTTACCAGTGTCTTTTGTTGAAAGCATTTAGAACTGATGACTCTGCTATCACCCTTGTCACCAAAAACAAATTCAAAAACCACATGTGCATTCATGTTGTGAAAAGTCTGCAGAATATCAACATGACGCTAGGAGGTTAGTTTCATAATATCATTGCAACTATacaataaaatataaatcaaagatcaacaacaaaagaaaaagttTGCACCACAAAGAAGATATTCATTACCTTCCCAATGTTTTCTGCATGCAATGAGTTATTGACAAGTATACTTGAGACTTGACAGGAATCAATAGTAAACCTGTTACATCAAACTTAGGTTACAAGAAAATATGGTAGTAAGTTCTTTACATAAGAAAGAATTAATAAGTGGAACTTATATACCTTTGAAAGAGGAAATTGCAATAATTAAGCACAATATCATGTTTATTATCCCTTTTCACTGTGTTGCTTAATTCCCAAAGCTACAACCATAAAAAGGACACCTTTGTCATTACATAATCGGTTATAGCTTATATAATTCAAATCAGACGACTAATCAAGTCATACCCGTGACTGTTGATGAATGATATTAATACGGTTCCACATTTCTAAACGTTCATTGGCAACTTTAGTAATTCCATCGGTGTTCATATTTCCTTTTATCTTGCAACAAACTCCAAGCGACTTCAACAAGTGATCCTCCTTCTGTTCCAACATTTTTAGCTCTTGTCTCATTGATGCCATCCTTTCATCTGCTTCCTGAAAGGGCAGAATCCAACAGCAACTTAACAAtcttgtatgtgaaataaatataaatctaTAAGCAAAGAAAACCTTCTGCCTAGTTATCCTTCAATAAGGTATCTTCGATAAGGTTTGATGGCATCAATTAAACAATACAGGTAACTCATTATATACAGACCATAAATGAAGAAATAAGCTGCCAATGTTAAAACATATCATTCAACAATCCTTGTCAATCCACaagaatataatatttttcaagaaaagaGCATTATTAAAAGTTTGAGAACATCTTTTGAGCATGTCGATGTACTTATATATAAGTAATCTTTCAATATATAAGGTTATGCAGCAAAGATGACAACAAGGATTTTGTTTTAAAGTATAAAGGTAATTGGATAATAGTTAAACAATATAAAGGAATTGAGTTTTCTTTAAAAGAAAAACTTCCCAAAGCTCACCGAGAGATCCGAAACATACACTCTGCATCCAAACTAAGACACAGAATGACAACCAACTTGACAGCCCTTTACAAGGGAGCTCCAAACTCGCAGAATGTCGAAGGAGACAGATAAGATATTTgagtaaaattaaaatattacaaCCACAAACTGGTATCAATATAGCACATATGTAGTCTCGAAGAAAACAGTATCTGGTGCATGTGCATTACTAGATCGGGTTGGATTAATTAGGAACAGATTCAGATCAGGGACAGATTAGTTCTCAACAAACCCATATATGGGTTAGTTTGGATTTTCCAAACCCTTACCCAATTCAACACATTGATCAGGATGGGCTAAGCAGATGTTGGTTGCATCCAACCCAAGTTACACCCTATACCCAGCTTAAATGGGAATGGAGTGAACTTTTGAAAATGGGGAGCTCAGATACGGCCAGTCCCAGTAGCAAATTCAAAACAAGTGATGATAACATACATATAACCATGCTAACCAAAGGAAAAGCATGTGATGGagtttgtggaataacaaaaattcAAC encodes:
- the LOC135629593 gene encoding protein YELLOW LEAF 1, choloroplastic-like — its product is MSLTSATVPALTTSTKSLQGTPGRRVQLPYSDLSLPCTKYQPFQHAQTKLGARRLRSGALICAAALSARCAAEQTQTVTRQSSTITIAPIQGKEKSPELDDGGTGFPPRDDDDGGGGGGGGGGHWSGGFFFFGLLAFLGLMKDQESEGPYQNNKRRY